The following are encoded together in the Malaya genurostris strain Urasoe2022 chromosome 3, Malgen_1.1, whole genome shotgun sequence genome:
- the LOC131436106 gene encoding uncharacterized protein LOC131436106, protein MILKFTCSLFLVLCLVNRPAAGYNLFSGAPTSELSYFFGSRTATDTICFEKTITKGSITPVLVQYTNPAAKVINFVTINADRYYKYGYSVYIERGAMATVTISFRLSGKRVLPYNVVFQFWCAA, encoded by the exons ATGATACTAAAATTTACGTGCAGCTTATTCTTAGTTTTGTGTCTGGTAAACCGACCTGCCGCTGGGTACAATCTGTTTTCCGGAGCACCGACGTCGGAGCTGTCGTATTTTTTCGGATCTCGAACCGCAACAGACACCATTTGCTTCGAGAAAACCATCACCAAAGGATCAATAACCCCAGTTTTAGTTCAGTACACAAATCCG gcTGCCAAAGTGATCAACTTTGTGACAATAAACGCCGACCGTTACTACAAGTATGGATACAGTGTTTACATCGAGCGAGGAGCAATGGCCACGGTTACCATCTCTTTTAGGTTGTCCGGGAAACGAGTACTTCCATACAACGTAGTTTTTCAGTTCTGGTGCGCGGCctaa
- the LOC131436104 gene encoding spore coat protein SP96-like, whose product MTRVRYLLDLALFVLLEALVVQCNVTPDLQLVEFGQSSATDRICYYSKIFAGRSSPKLFNFNNPTNMPITYVKVQQSSSSHSGVVAQITSGAIGTRSITVFVQAASNRLSFGANVIIEMMCTPPASTTTAAVTVTPTGSATTSTTVSGFTLTGLGTTTTAAASTTTAATTTTAATTTTAATTTTAATTTLAG is encoded by the exons ATGACCCGTGTTCGGTACCTGTTGGATTTAGCTCTATTTGTGCTACTGGAAGCTCTGGTCGTACAGTGCAATGTAACGCCAGACCTGCAGCTAGTGGAATTCGGACAGAGCAGTGCCACCGATAGGATTTGTTATTACAGTAAAATTTTCGCTGGAAGATCCAGTCCCAAGCTGTTCAATTTTAACAAC CCCACCAACATGCCCATCACATATGTCAAAGTACAGCAATCATCAAGCAGTCACAGTGGAGTAGTTGCACAAATCACAAGTGGCGCTATCGGAACACGTTCGATTACCGTGTTCGTTCAAGCAGCATCAAACCGACTATCTTTCGGTGCCAACGTTATCATCGAGATGATGTGCACTCCTCCAGCCTCCACTACTACAGCTGCAGTAACTGTCACTCCAACTGGATCCGCAACGACATCTACTACCGTCTCCGGATTCACGTTAACTGGTTTAGGAACAACAACAACGGCAGCAGCTTCGACGACAACCGCAGCAACGACGACAACCGCAGCAACGACGACAACCGCAGCAACGACGACAACCGCAGCAACGACGACACTTGCAGGCTAA